Part of the Microbacterium immunditiarum genome is shown below.
CAGCACGTAGACGGCGTCGGCGACGTTCTCGGGGACGACCTCGCGCTTGAGGATCGTGCGGTTCGCGTAGAACTGGCCGAGATCCTTCTCCTCGACGCCGTAGGTGGCGGCGCGGTTGGCGCCCCAGCCCGAGGCGAAGATGCCCGAGCCGCGCACGACGCCGTCGGGGTTGATGCCGTTGACGCGCACTCCGTGCTCGCCGAGCTCGACCGCGAGGAGGCGCACCTGGTGCGCCTGGTCGGCCTTCGTCGCCGAGTAGGCGATGTTGTTCGGGCCGGCGAACACCGAGTTCTTCGACGAGATGTAGATGATGTCGCCGCCCATGCCCTGCGCGATGAGAGCGGATGCGGCGGCCTTCGACACGAGGAAGGAGCCCTTCGCCATCACGTCGTGCTGCAGATCCCAGTCCTTCTCGGTGGTCTCCAGCAGCGGCTTCGACAGCGACAGGCCGGCGTTGTTCACGACGAGGTCGACACCGCCGAACGCGAGCACGGTCGCGTCGATCGCGGCCTGCACGCCCTCGGCGTCGGCGACGTTCGCGGCGACGCCGATCGCGACGTCCGTGTTCCCGAGCTCCGCGGCGACGGCCTGCGCCTTCTCGAGGTCGAGATCGGCGACGACGACGCACGCGCCCTCCGCCGCGAGCCGGCTCGCGATCGCCTTGCCGATGCCGGAGGCGGCGCCGGTGACGAACGCGACACGTCCCTGATGCGAGGTCGGCTTCGGCATCCGCTGCAGCTTCGCCTCTTCCAGCGCCCAGTACTCGATGCGGAACTTCTCGGCGTCCGAGATCGGCGAGTAGGTCGACAGCGCTTCGGCGCCGCGCATCACGTTGATCGCGTTGACGTAGAACTCGCCCGCGACGCGCGCGGTCTGCTTGTTCGCGCCGAACGAGAACATGCCGACGCCGGGCACGAGCACGATGAGCGGGTCGGCGCCGCGCATCGCGGGCGACTCGGGCAGCGCGTGCGCGTCGTAGTAGGCCCGGTAGTCGGCGCGGTAGGCCTCGTGCAGCTTCTTCAGGCGCGCGATCGAGTCCTCGACCGACGCGTCGGCCGGAAGGTCGAGCAGCATCGGCTTGACCTTGGTCCGCAGGAAGTGGTCGGGGCAGCTGGTGCCGAGCTCGGCGAGCGCCGGAGCCTTCTCGGAGGCGAGGAAGTCGAGCACGACGTCGGAGTCGGTGAAGTGGCCGACCATCGCCTTGTCGGTGGACGCGAGCCCGCGGATCGTGGGGGCGAGGGCGGCGGCCTTCGCGCGGCGCTCGGCCTCGGCGAGGCCCTCGAACCCGGCGCGCACGCCGCCGAACGGGTCGGCCTTGCCGTTGGCGTCGATGTAGGCCTGCGCCGTCTGGATGATCCACAGCGAGTTCGCCTCGGCCTCTTCGGACGTGTCGCCCCACGCGGTGATGCCGTGGCCGCCGAGGATCGTGCCGATCGCCTGCGGGTTGGCAGCCTTGATGTCCGAGATGTCCAGGCCCAGCTGGAAGCCGGGGCGGCGCCACGGCACCCACACGACCTTGTCGTCGAAGATCTTGGCGGTGAGCTCCTTGCCGTCGAGCGCCGTCGCGATCGCGATGCCGGCATCCGGATGCAGGTGATCGACGTGCGCCGCATCCACCAGCCCGTGCATGGCGGTGTCGATCGACGGCGCGGCACCGCCCTTGCCGTGCAGGCAGTAGTCGAACGCGGCGACCATCTCGTCCTCGCGGTCCACGCCCGGGTACACGTCGACCAGCGCGCGCATACGATCCAGCCGCAGCACCGCGAGGCCCTGAGGCTTCAGCGTGCCGAGGTCGCCGCCCGAGCCCTTCACCCACAACAGCTCCACCGGCTCACCCGTGACCGGGTCGATCTCAGTGCCCTTCGCGGACGTGTTGCCGCCCGCGTAGTTCGTGTTCGCAGGGTCGGCGCCGAGGCGGTTCGACCGGGCGATCAGGTCACTGACGGTCTGGTTGGTCATCTCTTCGGTTCCTCTGTCGTAGTGAGAATCTGTTCGGTCGTCACAGATGGCGGGTCAGGGTCCGTCAGCGGTAGCCATCCGTGACGACTGAAGCGGGTGGTCGATCACGCGCCCCAGCCGGCCTGGGTGCCGCCGACGCGGTCGGCGGCGATCTGCTCGCGGTATCCGGATGCGGCGTACGCGGCCATCGGGTCGGCGGCAAGGCCGCGGGACTCGCGCCACTCGGCCAGCGCGGGACGCACGTCGGTGTAGAACGCGTCCATCAGGATCGCGTTCGCGGCGAGCACGTCGTTCGCGGTCTGCGCGGCGTCGAGCGCCTCGCGGTCGACGAGGAGGGCGCGCGCGGTCATCTCCTGCACGTTCAGCACCGAGCGGATCTGGCCGGGGATCTTGTCCTCGATGTTGTGGCACTGGTCGAGCATGAACGCCACGTCGGGGCTGTTCAGACCGCCGCCGCGGATCACCTCGGTGAGGATGCGGAACAGCTGGAACGGGTCGGCCGCACCCACGATCAGGTCGTCGTCGGCGTAGAAGCGCGAGTTGAAGTCGAACGAGCCGAGCTTGCCGAGGCGCAGCAGCTGCATGACGATGAACTCGATGTTGGTGCCCGGCGCGTGGTGGCCGGTGTCGAGGCACACCATCGCGCGCTCGCCGAGGGCCGCGACCTGCACGTACGACGTGCCCCAGTCCGGGACGTCGGTGTGGTAGAACGACGGCTCGAAGAACTTGTACTCGAGCACCAGGCGCTGCTCGCCGGTCAGGCGCGCGTAGATCTGCTGCAGCGAGTCCTGCAGGCGGTCCTGGCGGGCGCGCATGTCGTTCTGACCCGGGTAGTTCGAGCCCTCGGCGAGCCAGATCTTCAGGTCGCGCGAGCCCGTCGCATCCATGATGTCGATGCACTCGAGGTGGTGATCGATCGCCTTCCGACGGATCGTCTCGTCGTGGTGCGTCAGGGCACCGAACTTGTAGTCGTCGTCCTGGAACGTGTTCGAGTTGATGGTGCCGAGCGCAACGCCGAGGTCTTCCGCGTGCTTGCGAAGCTCCGCGTAGTCCGAGACCTTGTCCCACGGGATGTGCAGCGCGACGCTCGGCGCGAGAGCCGTGTAGCGGTGCACCTGTGCGGCATCCGCGATCTTCTCGAACGGGTCGCGAGGCGTTCCCGGCGTCGCGAACACCTTGAAGCGAGTGCCCGAGTTTCCGAACGCCCAGCTCGGCAGTTCGATCGCCTGCTTCTCCAGGACAGAGAGGATGTCGGGAGTGAGTGTGCTCACGATGCGGAGTTTTCCCGATCGGTGGCAGCGGATGCCGTCAGCTGGTCGTGCAAATTGAAGACTTCCGTAAGGGTCGTGGCGGCCTGGTCAGCGCGGCCCTCCAAACCAACAAAGAACTCGGCCATGGATGCCTCCCAACGAGCGGCAACAGGGGATGCGGCGAGATATGCGCGAGCCGCCTCGTCGTCGTCTGTTTCGTAGTAGCCGAAGAGGGTGCTGCGCTCGCGGTCGAGGAAGATCGAGTAATTCCGTCGGCCCGCAGCCGTGATCTCGGCCAGCATGTCCCTCCACACAGGGGTGTGCCGCTCGACGTAGGCGTCGAGCAGCTCGGGGCGCACCTCCAGCGTGAACGCAATGCGGGGCATGGCAATCCTTTCGTGGTTTCGCGGGGTCGTCGCGATCAGCTCATCTGACGTCGATGTGAATCGGTCCAACCATGAATCGTTTCAAAGCATATTGTTGCCCACAGGATCCGTCAAGCGATCCCGTCCGCCGCGTCGATCCGGACGGTGTCGAACATGCTGAATGGTCCCGACAAGGTAGCACCGGCCCCGCGTGACCCGCGCCGAGGTCGATCGACTCAGTTCCGTCCGCAACGGCTCGGCCCGTCAGCTCCGCGCTGGCCGGCGCCGGAGCATCGGCCTCGTTTGCGCCTCTAGCCCGAGCTGGTTGTGCGGGCCATGATCCGCCGCGGGGTTCCGCCAGCGGAGCGCGTAACCGGTCCGTGACTTGACCGACGGGCGACGGATGCCTACAGTTGCCCTGAATCGAACCTGAATCGATTCATACCCGATCCCCAGCACCCTCAACGAGGAGGAACCCCCGTGCCGAGCACAGACGCACCAGTGGTCCTCGAGCTCTCGGAGGTCGTCAAGTCGTTCAGCGCCGTCGTGGCGCTGCGCTCCGCCAGCCTGCGGTTGCAGGCTGGCTCGATCCACGCCCTCATCGGCGAGAACGGCGCCGGCAAGTCCACGTTGGTGAAGATCGTCGCCGGCCTCTACCGCCGCGACGCCGGCGAGTTCCGACTCAACGGCGAGGACGTCGACTTCACCTCCACCGCCCAGTCGAAGGCCGCGGGCGTCGCGGTCATCTACCAGGAGCCGACGCTCTTCCCCGACCTCTCGGTCACCGAGAACATCTTCATGGGCCGCCAACTCACCGGGCGCTTCGGACGCATCGACCGTAAGGCGATGCGGCGCGAGGTCGAGCGCCTCTTCACCCGGCTCGGTGTCGCCATCGACCCCGACCGCCCCGCCGAGGGCTTGTCGATCGCCGACCAGCAGGTCATCGAGATCGCCAAGGCGGTCTCGCTCGACGCGAAGGTGCTGATCATGGACGAGCCCACCGCGGCCCTGTCTGGCGTCGAGGCCGAGCGCCTCTTCGCGATAGCCCGGAGCCTGCGTGACGAGGGCCGCGGCCTGATCTTCATCTCCCACCGCTTCGACGAGGTGTTCGCGCTCTGCGACACGGTCACCGTGATGCGCGACGGCTCCTACATCGCTACGACACCGATCGCCGAGACCACCCCGGGCGACCTCGTGCGGCAGATGGTCGGCCGCGAGGTCACCGAGCTCTTCCCCAAGCAGCAGACCGTCGTCGGTGAGCCGCTGCTCGAGGTCGATGGGCTCACCACACCCGGCGTCTTCCACGACATCAGCTTCACCGTCCGCGCCGGCGAGATCGTCGGGCTCGCGGGCCTCGTCGGCGCCGGGCGCAGCGAGGTCGCTCGAGCGGTCTTCGGCGTCGACCAGTACCGCGAGGGCACCGTCACACTCAAGGGCCGCCGCATCCGCCGCGGCCGGCCCACCGAGGCGATGCGGGCCGGACTCGCCCTAGTGCCCGAGGACCGCCGCAAGCAGGGGCTCGTCATCGACGCGGGAGTCGGCCGCAACATCACTATGGCGATCCGCCGCGAGCTGGCGCGCTTCGGGCTCATCACCACCGGCCTCGAGAACCGCGCCGCCCGGGTCTGGGCGAGCCGGCTGGAGGTGAAGTCGTACGCGCTCGACACCGTCGCGGCGACCCTCTCCGGCGGCAACCAGCAGAAGGTCGTTCTCGCGAAGTGGCTCGCCACGAAGCCCGACGTCCTCATCGTCGACGAGCCGACGCGAGGCATCGACGTCGGCACGAAGGCCGAGGTCCACCGACTCTTGTCGCAGCTCGCAGGCGAGGGCATGGGCATCCTCATGATCTCGTCCGAGCTGCCCGAGGTGCTCG
Proteins encoded:
- the rhaI gene encoding L-rhamnose isomerase, giving the protein MSTLTPDILSVLEKQAIELPSWAFGNSGTRFKVFATPGTPRDPFEKIADAAQVHRYTALAPSVALHIPWDKVSDYAELRKHAEDLGVALGTINSNTFQDDDYKFGALTHHDETIRRKAIDHHLECIDIMDATGSRDLKIWLAEGSNYPGQNDMRARQDRLQDSLQQIYARLTGEQRLVLEYKFFEPSFYHTDVPDWGTSYVQVAALGERAMVCLDTGHHAPGTNIEFIVMQLLRLGKLGSFDFNSRFYADDDLIVGAADPFQLFRILTEVIRGGGLNSPDVAFMLDQCHNIEDKIPGQIRSVLNVQEMTARALLVDREALDAAQTANDVLAANAILMDAFYTDVRPALAEWRESRGLAADPMAAYAASGYREQIAADRVGGTQAGWGA
- a CDS encoding ATP-binding cassette domain-containing protein, coding for MPSTDAPVVLELSEVVKSFSAVVALRSASLRLQAGSIHALIGENGAGKSTLVKIVAGLYRRDAGEFRLNGEDVDFTSTAQSKAAGVAVIYQEPTLFPDLSVTENIFMGRQLTGRFGRIDRKAMRREVERLFTRLGVAIDPDRPAEGLSIADQQVIEIAKAVSLDAKVLIMDEPTAALSGVEAERLFAIARSLRDEGRGLIFISHRFDEVFALCDTVTVMRDGSYIATTPIAETTPGDLVRQMVGREVTELFPKQQTVVGEPLLEVDGLTTPGVFHDISFTVRAGEIVGLAGLVGAGRSEVARAVFGVDQYREGTVTLKGRRIRRGRPTEAMRAGLALVPEDRRKQGLVIDAGVGRNITMAIRRELARFGLITTGLENRAARVWASRLEVKSYALDTVAATLSGGNQQKVVLAKWLATKPDVLIVDEPTRGIDVGTKAEVHRLLSQLAGEGMGILMISSELPEVLGMADRVLVMREGRITAEIDRADATSENVMFAATHASEQHS
- a CDS encoding bifunctional aldolase/short-chain dehydrogenase, translated to MTNQTVSDLIARSNRLGADPANTNYAGGNTSAKGTEIDPVTGEPVELLWVKGSGGDLGTLKPQGLAVLRLDRMRALVDVYPGVDREDEMVAAFDYCLHGKGGAAPSIDTAMHGLVDAAHVDHLHPDAGIAIATALDGKELTAKIFDDKVVWVPWRRPGFQLGLDISDIKAANPQAIGTILGGHGITAWGDTSEEAEANSLWIIQTAQAYIDANGKADPFGGVRAGFEGLAEAERRAKAAALAPTIRGLASTDKAMVGHFTDSDVVLDFLASEKAPALAELGTSCPDHFLRTKVKPMLLDLPADASVEDSIARLKKLHEAYRADYRAYYDAHALPESPAMRGADPLIVLVPGVGMFSFGANKQTARVAGEFYVNAINVMRGAEALSTYSPISDAEKFRIEYWALEEAKLQRMPKPTSHQGRVAFVTGAASGIGKAIASRLAAEGACVVVADLDLEKAQAVAAELGNTDVAIGVAANVADAEGVQAAIDATVLAFGGVDLVVNNAGLSLSKPLLETTEKDWDLQHDVMAKGSFLVSKAAASALIAQGMGGDIIYISSKNSVFAGPNNIAYSATKADQAHQVRLLAVELGEHGVRVNGINPDGVVRGSGIFASGWGANRAATYGVEEKDLGQFYANRTILKREVVPENVADAVYVLTGPELSRTTGLHIPVDSGVAAAFLR
- a CDS encoding L-rhamnose mutarotase, translated to MPRIAFTLEVRPELLDAYVERHTPVWRDMLAEITAAGRRNYSIFLDRERSTLFGYYETDDDEAARAYLAASPVAARWEASMAEFFVGLEGRADQAATTLTEVFNLHDQLTASAATDRENSAS